The Papaver somniferum cultivar HN1 chromosome 3, ASM357369v1, whole genome shotgun sequence genome includes a region encoding these proteins:
- the LOC113359388 gene encoding uncharacterized protein LOC113359388, with protein MENYLDFSSLFDRPGYDVVGPHTFLSFSNTWIVVVGRCNVEDIDVELTGDVSEEDELYVPSCVSTFKSLTKLELDLSKCKIILPNSVSLPRLKYLKLYNTKFDHDELTKLCANSPDLEHLDLRGVSSTAPLNITISSLSLKHFELRIGTSIRNTLRLYAPNLVHLVLSNLDSMFLEDVSSLVTADVGVPLKPRKLTDEFLTVHAPDTLKSQKSLHNVKELTMSFRQLKDIRRVQEVLQKQPFEFSNLQRLKLQKISLSTDSMHAIASIVKISPVIESLKLELCQNVETGDNYNYSDTDESGPASETTVNLEGLLADTMKQLKSVKINGLQGSDNELEFIQILMKNAMVLKKMILKRGYRSRIEKFYEVVGNLPSACSSMRIFFF; from the exons ATGGAGAACTATTTGGACTTCTCTTCCCTTTTTGACCGCCCTGGCTATGATGTGGTCGGGCCGCATACTTTCCTTTCTTTTTCTAACAC ATGGATAGTCGTGGTTGGTAGATGTAATGTTGAAGATATAGATGTGGAACTTACCGGGGACGTGTCTGAAGAAGACGAACTTTACGTTCCAAGTTGTGTCTCTACTTTTAAGTCATTGACAAAGTTAGAACTAGATTTATCCAAATGTAAGATTATTCTACCGAATTCTGTTTCATTACCTCGCCTCAAATATCTGAAACTTTATAACACTAAGTTCGACCATGATGAGTTAACCAAGTTATGTGCCAATTCTCCTGATTTGGAACACCTGGATTTACGTGGCGTTAGTAGTACCGCACCTTTAAACATCACCATATCCTCTCTTTCACTGAAGCACTTTGAATTACGTATTGGTACATCGATTCGTAATACATTGAGGTTATATGCCCCAAATCTCGTGCATCTGGTTTTATCAAATTTAGACTCTATGTTTCTCGAAGATGTTTCTTCTCTGGTCACGGCTGATGTTGGTGTGCCATTAAAACCACGAAAGCTAACTGACGAGTTTCTGACAGTACATGCTCCAGATACTTTAAAATCTCAAAAATCACTTCATAATGTGAAAGAGCTAACTATGTCATTTCGACAACTCAAG GATATTAGAAGAGTTCAGGAAGTACTACAAAAGCAACCTTTTGAGTTTTCTAATCTGCAACGTCTGAAGCTGCAAAAGATAAGTCTCTCAACAGACTCTATGCATGCCATAGCCTCCATAGTCAAGATTTCTCCTGTTATCGAATCCCTTAAATTGGAACTTTGTCAG AACGTGGAAACCGGTGACAATTACAATTACAGTGACACTGACGAATCTGGACCTGCTAGTGAG ACAACTGTCAATTTAGAAGGGCTGTTGGCCGACACCATGAAACAATTGAAGTCTGTCAAGATTAATGGTCTACAAGGAAGTGACAATGAACTGGAGTTTATTCAAATTCTGATGAAGAATGCCATGGTCCTGAAGAAAATGATCTTGAAGAGGGGATATAGATCAAGAATTGAGAAATTTTACGAGGTGGTAGGGAATCTACCAAGCGCCTGTTCGTCtatgagaatatttttcttctag